The following coding sequences lie in one Monomorium pharaonis isolate MP-MQ-018 chromosome 1, ASM1337386v2, whole genome shotgun sequence genomic window:
- the LOC118644181 gene encoding uncharacterized protein LOC118644181, translating into YHLYFVIVSCSRVGRNCHFYLIEELTQRHDATRLSPRRRRLIKSLALIVAHDSRWIIGEWQGCTPCTSGCKRRRAVKCVRPVGRGEQDLDVIEDSYCQGPKPRESASCEASERRRRREDRGAERRRRGPTSARSSTLTRQNDFVRAARVPAKTALSGAVVEDRHPGDLPTRPRQTGDPSNRSCFTGTGYVNALPRETTGLISADTRRDRSQIDKRSGNTLNDKKKNTSKLEKGRMVVDKEDIRNLTLTIILERDERNAVMNFPKDFEPRPPENSTEFTLLGVDALRYIQRIQEEARASTSASIFRGRRACDAR; encoded by the coding sequence TATCATCTGTATTTCGTGATCGTATCGTGTTCACGCGTCGGACGAAATTGCCACTTTTATCTCATTGAGGAACTAACGCAGAGACATGACGCCACGCGATTATCGCCCCGCCGTCGCCGGCTAATTAAAAGCCTCGCTCTTATCGTCGCGCACGATTCCAGGTGGATCATTGGGGAATGGCAAGGTTGCACGCCGTGCACGTCGGGCTGTAAGAGAAGGCGTGCTGTCAAATGTGTACGACCCGTTGGCCGTGGCGAGCAGGATCTCGACGTGATCGAGGACAGCTACTGCCAAGGACCGAAGCCAAGGGAGTCGGCGTCTTGCGAAGCCAGCGAGAGAAGACGAAGACGGGAGGACAGAGGTGCCGAGAGACGACGGCGCGGGCCCACCTCCGCTCGCTCGAGCACGCTAACGCGACAAAACGACTTCGTTAGGGCCGCACGAGTGCCCGCTAAGACGGCTTTAAGCGGCGCCGTCGTGGAGGACCGACATCCGGGTGATCTCCCCACGCGGCCAAGACAGACTGGAGATCCGTCCAATCGCTCTTGTTTTACTGGCACCGGGTACGTTAATGCGCTTCCACGCGAGACAACGGGCTTAATTTCGGCTGATACGCGTCGAGATCGTTCTCAGATAGATAAAAGATCGGGGAATACGTTGAACGATAAGAAGAAGAATACGAGTAAGCTCGAGAAGGGCAGAATGGTGGTCGATAAGGAGGACATTCGGAATCTAACGCTCACGATTATTCTCGAGCGCGACGAGAGGAACGCCGTTATGAATTTTCCGAAGGACTTTGAGCCCCGACCGCCGGAAAATAGCACAGAATTCACGTTGCTAGGCGTAGACGCCCTCAGATATATACAAAGAATTCAGGAGGAAGCGCGCGCTTCCACCTCCGCCTCGATTTTTCGCGGGCGACGTGCATGCGATGCGCGATGA
- the LOC105837736 gene encoding LOW QUALITY PROTEIN: A disintegrin and metalloproteinase with thrombospondin motifs 7 (The sequence of the model RefSeq protein was modified relative to this genomic sequence to represent the inferred CDS: substituted 1 base at 1 genomic stop codon), which produces MIEPVAGHDFSKEMEQPHIVYKRSPDEYQAVQDALCNVIGETSRIIAKRALNPQKRVPARLIENKSYTLELLVVLDKSLLDYYKNFDVENYILTLFNMAAGLFHDVSLGVHMQLTIVRIIRLEVEENKMNLSANRDADATLKHFQEWQYTMNPGDDSHPNHHDCAILISRLDICVSRNLCGFTGTSTIAGTCDPLRGAAIVRDAGLPTGYHIAHQIGHTLGMSHDVQRENGCPGIVYHRNGYTETTVMHPGDMYITKKWSECSRRYLRSYIEQGLAFCLEDEPHDHYFPAAEMLPGVMYNGDDQCRLRYRPDARQCDMGVWCYQMKCLMVGEQPGITDGGWGAWSSWSRCSRTCGSGVAYAVRQCNXPTPSKGGSYCVGDRKRHKICATNPCEIGAPSFRDVQCAEFNDWVFPEDGKIHRWVAYNLPEDLKASEDPCALYCMSETNLVTSLRPKVVDGTTCYRGIRDICIGGMCREIPCDLDIESSAVEDVCGVCRGDSTSCTLKQGTVSIVAHPRLKKITDVPVGARNIRIEEAEPTKSRIVVRTKNTKTVLIDGNRLGMFEVPGSKAWLGMIRPRQEALNIPGPVTKDLIILVEAKENVTLKYSLGLKQRTPRKPVFSWDFVDWEKCSAGCGPGEQISKPRCIEKIGGLVDDKFCRNNIKPDAKVRSCNQAPCIPRQVYIFTIFRVCEIQYLWSCHIIL; this is translated from the exons ATGATCGAGCCAGTGGCTGGGCATGACTTTAGCAAAGAAATGGAGCAACCGCATATCGTGTATAAAAGGAGTCCAGATGAGTATCAAGCCGTACAGGATGCTCTCTGCAATGTCATCGGCGAAACGTCTAGGATCATTGCCAAGCGTGCTTTGAATCCGCAGAAAAGAGTACCAGCAAGATTAATCGAGAACAAGTCATACACGCTAGAGTTACTAGTCGTGTTGGACAAATCTTTATTGGACTATTACAAGAATTTCGATGTCGAAAATTACATACTAACGCTCTTCAATATG GCTGCAGGATTATTTCACGATGTCAGTCTAGGCGTACACATGCAGCTGACTATAGTGCGAATTATAAGATTAGAAGTAGAGGAAAATAAG ATGAATTTGTCAGCGAATCGAGACGCGGATGCGACGCTGAAGCACTTCCAAGAGTGGCAGTACACCATGAATCCCGGCGACGATTCCCACCCAAATCACCACGATTGCGCGATTCTCATTAGCAG ATTAGATATCTGTGTCTCGAGAAACCTCTGTGGCTTCACTGGTACATCCACGATCGCTGGTACGTGCGATCCTTTGAGAGGCGCAGCCATTGTGAGAGACGCTGGTCTACCAACCGGTTATCATATAGCTCATCAGATAGGTCACAC CCTGGGTATGTCCCACGACGTGCAGCGGGAGAACGGCTGTCCCGGTATAGTTTATCACAGAAACGGATACACGGAGACCACCGTTATGCACCCCGGTGACATGTACATCACGAAAAAATGGTCCGAGTGCTCCCGGCGCTACCTGCGCTCGTACATCGA GCAGGGTCTCGCGTTCTGTTTAGAGGACGAGCCGCACGATCATTATTTTCCCGCCGCCGAAATGCTGCCGGGAGTGATGTACAACGGTGACGATCAGTGCCGTTTACGGTATCGACCAGACGCTCGACAATGCGACATGGGAGTC TGGTGTTACCAAATGAAGTGCCTGATGGTGGGAGAACAGCCCGGAATCACAGACGGCGGTTGGGGTGCCTGGTCGTCCTGGAGCAGGTGTTCGCGGACATGCGGCTCCGGCGTGGCGTACGCCGTGAGGCAATGCAACTAGCCGACCCCGTCCAAAGGCGGCTCTTATTGCGTGGGTGACAGGAAGCGCCATAAAATCTGTGCCACGAAC CCCTGCGAAATCGGCGCGCCGTCATTTCGCGACGTGCAGTGCGCCGAATTCAACGACTGGGTATTTCCGGAAGACGGAAAGATTCATCGTTGGGTGGCGTATAATCTGCCAGAAG ACTTGAAGGCGTCTGAAGATCCATGCGCTCTTTACTGCATGAGCGAAACTAATCTGGTGACCTCGTTGAGACCGAAAGTGGTGGACGGTACCACGTGCTACAGAGGCATTCGGGACATTTGCATCGGGGGGATGTGTAGGGAGATACCTTGCGACCTGGATATAGAATCCAGCGCCGTCGAGGACGTTTGCGGCGTCTGTCGAGGCGACAGCACCTCGTGCACCTTAAAGCAGGGAACAGTGTCGATCGTGGCTCATCCCC GGCTCAAGAAGATAACAGACGTGCCAGTCGGTGCCAGGAATATTCGCATCGAGGAAGCAGAACCGACCAAATCCAGAATCGTAGTGCGCACCAAAAATACGAAAACTGTGCTGATTGATGG TAACCGTCTAGGAATGTTCGAAGTGCCGGGCTCCAAGGCGTGGCTGGGAATGATAAGGCCGAGGCAGGAAGCTCTGAATATACCGGGACCCGTCACCAAGGACTTGATTATATTG GTTGAAGCAAAGGAGAACGTCACGTTGAAATACTCATTAGGATTGAAGCAACGAACTCCCCGTAAACCCGTGTTCTCCTGGGACTTTGTCGACTGGGAGAAATGCTCGGCAGGTTGCGGCCCGGGAGAACAGATATCGAAACCTCGTTGCATCGAGAAAATCGGCGGACTGGTGGACGataaattttgcagaaataaCATTAAACCAGATGCAAAAGTCAGGTCGTGCAATCAGGCTCCCTGTATACCGCGGCAAGTTTACATTTTCACGATTTTCCGCGTTTgtgaaatacaatatttatggaGCTGTCATatcatattataa
- the LOC105837735 gene encoding A disintegrin and metalloproteinase with thrombospondin motifs 7, which yields MTIFLALLTLFAVSVDGGLLEKYANAPGNVYHDSNAKPPRYTRDIHGPELLVPRRVLEDGSFSTYSLPNFYNRREISERGKRSLGSADKLHLVLPFNGIDHHVELSPYHEFISPDMVVETRGAGSTTNLNEGLRFRKTSDRQCHYRGTVRGNANSRAALSLCDGVAGYVQTNHGRYFIEPVYQAEPEPDGQHIHVAYKRDAPHEKKGQTDTVSKRHCGTSDNWESAWAEQLAKRQMQLMENNSLGARRDTAVSTGTHSIHRYIEVGLIADRRFLDFHNNTDYEQYLLTVMNMVSDFYHDNSVGNQIDVVLVRVIYLEKEKEEIDLLISPDAENTLESFAKWAEKMNPKDDTHPNHYDIAVLVTRYDICSEGTNCDLMGLAHVAAACDSAKAACINEDNGLLLGIVIAHEVGHVMGCSHDEPETSGCPSKDTDDSYFIMSPIVFLYTIRWSSCSRKFITAFLESGLGECLNDNPRTPSEKLKYPNMLPGAMYDATFQCDMQFPGSKVCPQSQATGCETLWCLTNTSCYSLGTPKADGTKCGENKWCIHKKCVDMGTRPAAVHGGWGEWGPMGPCSRTCGGGLKYSERECDRPVPASGGRYCIGERRRLFTCNITPCDPTKPPYRAVQCSEHDNEEILTDGLHQWKPYMDPKLEPCALYCINERQTYVKISSTANDSTPCKAGTNYMCISGTCRKVGCDWEIDSDAIEDKCGICKGDGTKCSLVEGEFTETASQSAYVKIVTIPRGARSVQVSERRPSENILAVKLEKDKTYCINGDNREFRSGDYECAGTMIIYTHPEPDKEVVDMKGPISENIEIQYAFFNPQYNPGINYKYYVRSTNVSYTPKYMWDFIEWSECSAKCDGGTMISEASCIEEQGGRVTPNFCDGIPRPEAKSRICNQAPCPAKWRVSQWSKCSACDGKKGMRHRKVQCVRPGARPGEDDVQANLDACKGRVPRQKEECIGTIVIFFHVRNIFGLT from the exons ATGACGATATTCCTGGCACTTCTGACGCTTTTCGCCGTGAGTGTTGATGGCGGTCTACTCGAAAAATACGCCAACGCGCCCGGAAACGTATATCACG ATTCGAACGCGAAACCACCTAGGTACACCCGAGACATCCACGGGCCGGAGCTCTTGGTACCAAGGCGAGTGCTCGAAGACGGTAGCTTTAGCACGTATTCCCTGCCGAATTTCTATAACCGCCGTGAGATCAGCGAGCGCGGCAAGCGATCCCTCGGGTCGGCCGATAAATTGCACCTGGTGCTACCCTTCAACGGGATCGATCACCACGTAGAGCTCAGCCCGTACCATGAATTCATCTCGCCCGACATGGTGGTGGAGACGCGGGGCGCCGGGAGCACTACTAATCTCAACGAGGGCCTGAGATTCAGGAAGACGTCCGATCGGCAGTGTCACTATCGCGGTACTGTTCGAGGCAACGCCAATTCCAGGGCGGCTCTGTCTCTGTGCGACGGTGTG GCTGGCTACGTGCAAACTAATCACGGACGGTACTTCATCGAGCCAGTGTATCAGGCGGAACCCGAGCCCGACGGCCAGCACATTCACGTCGCTTACAAACGGGATGCGCCGCACGAGAAGAAAGGGCAAACCGATACCGTGTCGAAGAGACATTGTGGAACCAGCG ACAACTGGGAGTCAGCGTGGGCGGAGCAGCTGGCTAAAAGGCAGATGCAACTAATGGAAAATAATTCTCTCGGCGCGAGGCGCGATACCGCGGTATCTACGGGGACGCACAGTATACACCGTTACATTGAAGTTGGATTAATCGCCGATCGGAGATTCCTCGACTTTCACAATAACACGGATTACGAGCAATATCTCTTGACGGTCATGAACATGGTGTCCGACTTTTATCACGACAATTCCGTAGGGAATCAAATAGACGTCGTCTTAGTACGCGTGATATAtttggagaaagagaaagaggag ATAGATTTGCTCATTAGTCCGGATGCCGAAAATACATTGGAGAGTTTCGCGAAGTGGGCAGAGAAGATGAATCCCAAAGATGACACGCATCCCAATCATTATGATATAGCGGTATTGGTCACTAG GTATGATATTTGCTCGGAGGGAACCAATTGCGACCTAATGGGTTTGGCTCATGTCGCAGCGGCCTGCGACTCGGCAAAGGCTGCCTGCATTAATGAAGACAACGGACTTCTGCTCGGCATCGTGATTGCCCACGAAGTTGGTCACGT AATGGGTTGTTCTCACGACGAGCCCGAAACCAGCGGATGTCCATCGAAGGACACGGACGATAGCTACTTTATTATGTCCCCTATCGTCTTCCTATATACCATCCGATGGTCGAGCTGCAGCAGGAAATTTATAACAGCTTTTCTCGA GAGCGGGTTAGGCGAATGTTTGAACGACAATCCAAGAACTCCCTCGGAGAAACTGAAATATCCTAACATGTTGCCGGGTGCGATGTACGACGCTACCTTTCAGTGTGACATGCAGTTTCCTGGCTCGAAAGTGTGCCCGCAATCTCaa GCGACCGGCTGCGAGACTCTGTGGTGCTTGACCAACACGAGCTGCTATTCCCTGGGGACACCAAAAGCAGACGGTACCAAGTGCGGTGAGAACAAG TGGTGCATCCACAAGAAGTGCGTGGACATGGGCACTCGACCGGCCGCGGTTCACGGCGGATGGGGCGAATGGGGTCCCATGGGCCCCTGCAGCAGGACCTGCGGCGGCGGTCTTAAGTACTCCGAGAGGGAATGCGACCGCCCGGTACCGGCGAGCGGCGGCAGGTACTGCATCGGCGAGAGAAGAAGGCTCTTCACCTGCAACATCACG CCCTGCGACCCGACGAAACCGCCGTACCGTGCGGTGCAGTGCTCGGAACACGACAACGAAGAGATCCTGACGGACGGGCTTCATCAATGGAAGCCATACATGGACCCGAAATTAGAGCCCTGCGCGCTTTACTGCATCAACGAGAGGCAAACCTACGTGAAGATCTCATCGACGGCGAACGATTCTACGCCCTGCAAGGCTGGGACCAACTATATGTGCATCTCTGGAACTTGCAGG AAAGTTGGATGCGATTGGGAGATAGACTCGGACGCAATTGAGGATAAATGTGGCATATGTAAAGGCGACGGGACCAAGTGCAGCCTAGTGGAGGGCGAGTTTACTGAAACAGCGTCGCAAAGCG CATATGTGAAGATCGTAACAATTCCGAGGGGAGCTCGAAGCGTGCAGGTTTCCGAGAGAAGACCCAGCGAGAACATACTGGCCGTGAAACtcgaaaaagataaaacataCTGCATCAATGGAGACAA CCGCGAGTTTAGAAGCGGAGATTACGAGTGCGCTGGAACGATGATTATCTACACGCATCCGGAACCGGACAAGGAAGTAGTGGATATGAAAGGCCCGATATCCGAAAACATCGAGATACAA TATGCGTTCTTCAATCCTCAATATAATCctggaataaattataaatactacgTGAGATCGACGAATGTATCGTACACGCCCAAGTACATGTGGGACTTTATCGAGTGGTCAGAATGCAGCGCTAAGTGCGACGGCGGCACGATG ATATCCGAGGCGTCCTGCATCGAGGAACAGGGCGGACGAGTGACACCCAACTTCTGCGACGGCATTCCGCGCCCGGAAGCGAAGAGCCGCATCTGCAATCAGGCCCCTTGTCCTGCGAA ATGGAGAGTGAGTCAATGGAGCAAATGCAGCGCCTGCGATGGGAAGAAGGGTATGAGGCATCGGAAGGTTCAATGCGTGAGGCCAGGTGCCAGACCCGGGGAAGACGACGTGCAGGCAAATCTGGACGCGTGCAAGGGTCGCGTACCGAGGCAGAAAGAGGAGTGTATAGGTACAAtcgtgattttttttcacgttCGAAATATCTTCGGCCTGACATAA